Proteins encoded within one genomic window of Flavobacterium oreochromis:
- a CDS encoding leucine-rich repeat domain-containing protein: MNAFINYLAKELDIEIIESHNFIPFKSTYAIDNQGNITNLFLEASMSGDPIIKDFDLLLPIAEHLKKLSITGGYISNINSIDQFKKLEYLDLAGNPISDFDAISELTNLTYLRLFGTNISSNTQFEFLHPLEKLEHLNLSSTEITSIIRT; this comes from the coding sequence ATGAACGCATTTATAAACTATTTAGCAAAAGAATTAGATATAGAAATTATAGAATCACATAATTTCATACCATTTAAGAGTACATATGCTATAGATAATCAAGGAAATATTACCAATTTGTTCTTAGAAGCTTCTATGTCAGGAGATCCTATCATAAAAGATTTTGATTTATTGTTGCCCATAGCTGAACATTTAAAAAAGCTGAGTATAACAGGAGGTTATATTTCCAATATAAATTCTATAGACCAGTTTAAAAAATTAGAGTATTTAGATTTAGCTGGAAATCCCATTTCAGATTTTGATGCGATTAGTGAACTAACCAATCTTACTTACTTACGATTATTCGGAACCAATATAAGTTCAAATACCCAATTTGAGTTTTTGCATCCTTTAGAAAAGTTAGAACATTTAAATTTAAGTTCGACGGAAATTACTTCGATAATAAGGACTTGA
- a CDS encoding leucine-rich repeat domain-containing protein yields MPNLTVLDMRTSVLFDPDKLTSLNKFENLEVLNLNNTILDSIEALGNLTNLKTLSLDETYLDQISGLDKLKKLEILSLLENDIPEIEGLEGLTNLRYLNLSKNPISKIEGLEGLKNIEIIHLGYTEITTVEKEHFKGIAKDCIVNFGVGDAFKSIDKELPSNITIAYEYHEYGNYSCDTEEVDKFMDAAKARLIEDIKKQEMSSQL; encoded by the coding sequence ATGCCCAATCTTACGGTTTTAGATATGCGTACATCTGTACTGTTTGATCCAGACAAGCTAACCTCTTTAAACAAATTTGAAAATTTGGAAGTTTTGAACTTAAATAATACTATTTTAGATAGTATTGAAGCCTTAGGAAATTTAACAAATTTAAAGACTCTTTCTCTTGATGAGACATATCTAGATCAAATTTCAGGATTAGATAAACTAAAAAAATTAGAGATTTTAAGTCTATTAGAGAATGATATTCCTGAAATAGAGGGATTAGAAGGCTTAACTAATCTTAGATATTTAAATTTATCCAAGAATCCCATCTCTAAAATTGAAGGTCTAGAGGGTTTAAAAAATATCGAAATTATTCATCTAGGATATACAGAGATAACTACTGTCGAAAAGGAGCATTTTAAAGGGATAGCAAAAGATTGTATTGTGAATTTTGGCGTTGGAGATGCCTTTAAATCTATAGACAAAGAGCTTCCTTCCAATATTACGATAGCTTATGAATATCATGAATATGGTAATTATTCTTGTGACACTGAAGAGGTGGATAAATTTATGGATGCTGCTAAAGCAAGACTAATTGAAGACATAAAAAAACAAGAAATGAGTTCTCAGCTGTAA